In the genome of Candidatus Pristimantibacillus lignocellulolyticus, the window TTTCACCATTAGCAATACCATTTTGAAAAGCATCATGGACGATATCATGAAGTTTTTTCTCAGCTTTTCGAATATTTTCGGTTTGTTCATCACATAATTCAACAGCGGCATCACGCATCATCGATTCAAAATCAAGATGTGCGTTACTCATTTGACGAATAGCAATTTTAATTAATTTATCTTTCAAAGATATGGGTTCGCTTAATATTTTGGCGGTTGCTTGATAAGCGATCGTCATCACCGCTACTAGACACTCCGTAAAAAGTTCCGATTTATTGTTGAAGTAGTAATAGACACTTGCTTTCGTAATCCCACATGCTTTCGCAACGGATTCTAATGATACTTTTTCATATCCGACCTCCATAAATAAAAAAGCACCAGTTCTTAAAATGCTCATTTTCGTAGGTGAATGTTCGACTTTTGGTCTACCTGGTTTTCGCTTTGGTATCGAGTTAGGTTGGTTTTCGTTCATAACGAGCTTCCCTTCATCAAAAATTCATAAATAACATATTGATTTATTTACTATCTAGTATATATAATTAATTAACTGAACGGTATAGTAAATTAATTGGTGAATACGAAATGGAGGAAAATTTCATGATTCAACGTATTGCAGCTTGCTTTACTGGCAAGATCAGCAAATGGGTTACACTAGTAGTATGGATATTAATTGCACTTATCTTAACCTTAACATTACCTAGTGTAGGGGACAAGGAGCAAAATAATGCTGCTAACTTGCCGAGTGATGCACAATCGGTGTTAGCAGATCAAGTTATTCAACAATATTTCCCTAATTCCACAGGTGTTCCAGCTTTATTAGTATGGCATCGCGACGCAGGATTAACCGAGGAAGACTTCTCTATTGTACGTCAATTATCTGAGGAACTAACGAACAACCCATTACCTTCACAGGAATCCATTATTCCTTTGCACATGGGTATTCCGATAGAAGTGTTAACATCTGAAGATGGCAGTACACTTATTTTACCGATTACATTTACAGATGAGACAGAAACAGAAGTGTTGAAAGAAAATCTAGTTCAGATGAAAGAATTCATTAATGAAAAAGCTGGTGCTAATATATTCGAAGGTGAGCTAACCGATGGCTTGTCAGCACGATTCACAGGGCCAGTAGGGATTTCTGTTGATGCTACGGATCTGTTCTTAGACGCAGACATAGTGTTGTTAATTGCAACGGTGTTACTTGTGCTCGTTCTATTATTAGTAATCTATCGTTCGCCGATTCTGGCGATCATTCCGTTAGTTGGTGTAGGATTTGCATACCTTGTAACAAGTCCGATACTTGGTTGGTTAGCAGGAAATGGTTGGATTACTGTAGATTCCCAAGCAATAAGCATTATGACTGTGCTATTGTTTGGTGCTGGTACCGATTATTGTCTATTCCTAATTACTCGCTATCGCGATGATTTACGACATGAGAAAAATCCGAGAACCGCATTAATTCATGCTTTCCAAAATGCTTCAGGTGCAATTGCGATGAGTGGATTTACTGTAGTAATGGCATTACTTGTATTGTTATTTGCACAGTATGGTTCATCACACCGTTTTGCTATTCCATTCTCACTTTCGATTTTAATTATGGGAATTGCTAGCTTAACGCTTGTTCCGGCTATACTAGCCATTTTAGGCCGATCTTCATTCTACCCATTTATCCCAAGAACTGTGGAGATGGAAGAAGAAAGAGCAATAAAACGGAATAAACCAGTGAAGAAACAAAAAGATCAACATCGCCTATGGGGTAAGATCGGTAGTTTCGTGACTGAAAAACCATGGTTAGTTATCTCCATTACAATGATTATATTAATTGTTCTTGCTTCATTCTCAACACAATTGAAATATAAATACGATCTGTTATCTTCATTCCCTGACGACATGGAATCTAGAGAAGGATTTACTATTATCGGACAGACGTATACTCCAGGTGAACTTGCTCCCATTACAGTTATTGTAAAAGATAATAGTGATGTTAATGCATTAGCTAATAAAGTTGCATCACATGAACTTGTTAACAATGTGACTGAAGCAGTTGTCAGTGAAGTAGATTCATCATATAGCTCATTCGAAGTGGTCCTTGATATTGATCCTTATTCTAATGATGCGATGGACTATATCCCTGTATTGGAAGAGCAGTTAACTGCAGAGTTAGGAAATACTGAGAGCTTCTGGATTGCAGGTCAGACAGCAGGTCAATATGATACCCAACAAATTAATGATCGAGATAATAGTGTCATAATGCCAATTGTCATTTTGTTGATTGTTATTTTACTATTAGTTTATCTTCGTTCTATCATTGCCACCATATATCTTGTTGTGACCGTTCTAGTGTCATTCTTAGCGGCTCTTGGACTTGGTTGGATTATTCTTCACTATGGACTTGGTATTGATGCAATACAAGCGGCAATTCCGTTGTACGCTTTCGTATTCTTAATCGCACTTGGTGAAGATTATAATATCTTTATGATCTCAGGTATTTGGAAAAAAGCGAAAACAATGCCGCTTAAACAAGCTGTCAAAGAAGGAGTAGCTGAGACAGGTGAAGTCATTTCATCTGCTGGACTAATTCTTGCAGGAACATTCTTTGTCTTAACCCAAGTGCCGATTACAATACTATTGCAGTTCGGAGTAATTACAGCAATTGGAGTACTACTAGATACATTTATCGTTCGACCGTTCCTTGTACCAGCGCTTACGGTGGTGTGTGGGAAGTGGGCTTTCTGGCCAAGCAAGCATACTACTAAGAAGTAGTTCAAACAGCAGAATTTGATAACGATGAGTATGCTAAAGAAGTATAATCAACATATCGAATATGAATAATAACTCTTCTTAACAGTTATAAATTTATATGGAAATGTAACATTTTTCCTCTTAATACCGTTCTATTTATTAGAGAACGGTGTTAGGGGGATTTTTCATGTTAATCAATCGAAAGTCAATCATCCAGATTGTGATTGTATTTTGTTTGTTTCTTAGTATGATTATGCTCACTGAATCTAAAACTACATTTGCTTGCGATTGTGCGATGCCAAGTAACTTTACGGAAAGTTTAGATAATAAAGATGTCGTTTTTGACGGCGTAGTAATCGAATCATCTAAGGACAAGCGTACATCGATCAGTAAAAAATTGGAAATAAACTCAGCCGATCAAGTGGAATGGACATTTCTAGTAAATGGAGCGTGGAAGGGCAAGGTTACTGAAGTAATAACCATTGTGTCCAAAGCAAGTTCTGTAAGCTGTGGCTATGAATTCGAGGTTGGTAAGAGGTATGCTGTATTCGCAACAAGCAACGTTAACGATATTACTGTCTCATCGTGTAGTGGAACGACTACGATCGCAGATAATTCTAAAATTTTCGAAGAGCTGGGCGATTATACCGTTAAGTTGACAGCCGTTACAGATAATCTAGAGACAACAGATAATGAGGGAGCTACTCAAATAGAACCTCTACAAAGCGATGGAACTAATCCAA includes:
- a CDS encoding TetR/AcrR family transcriptional regulator, whose amino-acid sequence is MNENQPNSIPKRKPGRPKVEHSPTKMSILRTGAFLFMEVGYEKVSLESVAKACGITKASVYYYFNNKSELFTECLVAVMTIAYQATAKILSEPISLKDKLIKIAIRQMSNAHLDFESMMRDAAVELCDEQTENIRKAEKKLHDIVHDAFQNGIANGEITNHHSPVVLAHTFVALLTMKNHLNLKQQEIPVEQLVAQMIDILWMGIQKEGQSDGSM
- a CDS encoding MMPL family transporter encodes the protein MIQRIAACFTGKISKWVTLVVWILIALILTLTLPSVGDKEQNNAANLPSDAQSVLADQVIQQYFPNSTGVPALLVWHRDAGLTEEDFSIVRQLSEELTNNPLPSQESIIPLHMGIPIEVLTSEDGSTLILPITFTDETETEVLKENLVQMKEFINEKAGANIFEGELTDGLSARFTGPVGISVDATDLFLDADIVLLIATVLLVLVLLLVIYRSPILAIIPLVGVGFAYLVTSPILGWLAGNGWITVDSQAISIMTVLLFGAGTDYCLFLITRYRDDLRHEKNPRTALIHAFQNASGAIAMSGFTVVMALLVLLFAQYGSSHRFAIPFSLSILIMGIASLTLVPAILAILGRSSFYPFIPRTVEMEEERAIKRNKPVKKQKDQHRLWGKIGSFVTEKPWLVISITMIILIVLASFSTQLKYKYDLLSSFPDDMESREGFTIIGQTYTPGELAPITVIVKDNSDVNALANKVASHELVNNVTEAVVSEVDSSYSSFEVVLDIDPYSNDAMDYIPVLEEQLTAELGNTESFWIAGQTAGQYDTQQINDRDNSVIMPIVILLIVILLLVYLRSIIATIYLVVTVLVSFLAALGLGWIILHYGLGIDAIQAAIPLYAFVFLIALGEDYNIFMISGIWKKAKTMPLKQAVKEGVAETGEVISSAGLILAGTFFVLTQVPITILLQFGVITAIGVLLDTFIVRPFLVPALTVVCGKWAFWPSKHTTKK